GCCAACGCCACACCCATATGGTTGTcgattttgatcaacttcttttggtaAGATCCCAATTCTTCCGCGTTTCTCTTCAATCCCACCAACACAACATGGGTTTTGGAAGCTACTCCCACAGCGGCACTTCCCTGCTTGATGGCCTCCAACGCATATTCCACTTGGAACAACCGTCCTGTTGGCGAGTAGGTGACCGAGTCGTTGTCGTAATTGTTTCTAAACATCTGAGTGAGTTGTAGTTGTACAAGTGGGAATGAGTTTAAATCGCCACCTTCGCTCACGATTTTCGCGCGAATATTCGTACAGGAACTAAAGTTTgtgacttgatcaacccTTACGTCGAAACACCTTAATGATGTGGACCAAACCGGTAATACCCTTACTAAACCGTCAGGCGATATCGAGAAGTGTTGGTGTAAGGAATTATTCAAGCATTAAATTTCCCCAAGCTGCAAACGAGATTGTCCATGAAAAGCCTAATTTGAGCCAATTCAAGAACCCATTACTTCACACATTTCTTATAGCATCTTCCACGTATATGGTGCTTCATATCATTGCTTTGATCGACCAGtacgatgaagaagagaagattcTTCTGCGAGAAGAAAAGGTTTTGGAGGAAAAGATCCAGTCTATAATTGATGAAACTAAGATACGCAATGAGAAGAGCTGGTATAGCTTCTTGTGGAAGTCAAGGTGATATTTATATACTTATATTTGGACATAGCACATTACACGTTATTTCTGAACCTATTACTGAACTTGGCGAACTTGGCAGTGGTAGAGTTGGACAATGTTGATTGTTGGTCAAGGCTCTGGGCAGAAGAGTTGAAACTTTCTTCATTGGCTGATAAAGTTGAAATattgtcttcttctgtcaCTAGCATTTTATTGATTAACTTGACCCCGTCTTCGTATTTGACCCGGTCAAACTTTCTGGTTCTGAAGGAaggattcttcttgaagtcttcGTAgttatccaacttcaataaatCGATGGATTGACGTAACTCAGTAAATGTGGATTGCAAAGAAACCAATCCTTCTCCTTCATTGGGGTCCGAATCATCGTGTTGTGATAAAGCTTGGATAGACGACTCCAAATGACGAACATCTAAGTCAAAGTTGTCGATGGCTATATGGTTATAGCCCTCAGCTTCCTTTAAGATATTCAAAAAGTGTTGGGCAATGAAATCATAACTTCTGAATAACCCGAGGGTTCTAAATGTCAGAGGAAGATTGGTGAAGATTGAGGTGAAcaagttctccaagaagAGTGCAAAATCCTTGATGGAGAAATGAGGCTCTCTGTTTGCAATTCTGGGGTACCAGTCATCATATTCCACCATATCCAATAACTCATTAActttatcatcaaccattttgaaaatggaTTCTTCAGCGTACTTTCTCAACTGGGTAAATAAGTCCTTTGATCTCAAGCTCAAAGTCCCATTGATATCTACATTGTTCAAACCAATTCCATTATAGAGCTTCAACCGtctgttgatcaacttgcCCAATTCATAAAGGCTGAACAAGTAATACTCAAAATTGGTATAACTCTGCGATAATATCTCTTTGTTACTTGAGTTTTTGGTAATGAAATCTCTCAAGTCGTATACTATACCAACACCTTTCTCATCTCCCAATACACGTTCGAATATTTGCTCGACTATaatattgttcaattcGTTGAGTTCGTATCCATAGAAATCTTTGACAAACTGAATGATGTCTTCCATTAAGGACCGTATACCCAAACAGAAGTGGACATAATCTTCACTAAATGGAAAGCTGATTGGTAATTTCTTGACATGCCTGGGAGCAAATGGAGCATCCTCTTTGTACCAACATATTTGCGTGACACTTTCATAGTCCTTTTTCTCTTGGACTACCAAAGGCATATAATGATCTGACTGAATAGAAGTAAGGAAATCGTATCTGAACTGCTGTATTAATTCATCAGCAAGGTAATCTTTGACGAGAATAATCAACACATCGTACAACTCTATAATTTTGTACTCACTGTTTTCCATGATTTGCATGAAATTTCCTATGAGGTCCTTAAACTGTTCCAATTCGTCAATATTGAAAGGATGGGTTTTGAGAAAATGCAATAATACAGGCTTTAATTTGGTAACATATGATTCCCAAAGGTCATCCGATTGCTTGGAAGTCCTAATTTCGAACTTCGTAGACAAATTTATTTGCTTGTCGATAACAAAAAAGCCActtatcttcttcaagtactcatCTAAACTTGCCAAATCTTGAAATTCAGCGACCTGGTCATTAAATTTGGCACTTGCAACCATCAGCGTCCTGACGGACGAAGTTATGGGATATATGACTCTAttgtacttcttcaaccattCTCTATTGTAGAGCTTGGATAAAgtatcatcttcattaaGGGTTTGAAAGGCCAAAATAGCATAATAAACGGTGGAAAGATTGATTTTTAGTTCGGGATCACTCAAGATGTTGTAATTTAGTGACGGGTCTCTCATGGATATTTCAACGGGAGAATTTACTCGGTGTGAGAAGAATGTTGAACCATTCTTCTTAACTATCTGCTGCCATCTTTCATGTATGTCTGCCATATTCACAAATAATCCTAATCCAATATCATATAGCTTCTTCTCGACGTTGACAGTCAACCACTTGCACAAATTATCAAAAGATTCATCTTTGATGGTTCTCCTCATCAAAGGAAGCGAGTCATATATCTTTTTAGCAAAGCTGAAATTCTCGACTTTAGGTAAATGGATATTGGCTAACTCATctaacaacttcaaggcaCTGAAATatttgttttgtttgatcaactcatGGATTCtgttggtgatttccaATACTTGGACGCAGAgattcaacaccaccgtTGTTTCATTGATTTTAGATGTCAATTCCTTgctcttcaacaaagacttcTTTCTCGACACTAACTCATAGACAGACTTGTTGAGAAACAGACTTACCTGCTGCAAACTTCTGTTCAATTCGGTGGAATCATCGTGAATTCTGTCGATAGAGTCAATACACGAGTTCATATCTTGAGCAGAACTCAACGACAACTCCGCCAACGCCTCATCCTTGCTCTTCACAATATCGTTGAGCTTGACAATGAGGTCCGACAATCCGTTGGACTTCAACGCATCCTTGACTATGGGAGCAATACTTTCAAGGTAATCATCCGAGTTCAACGAGGTCTGAAATATATCTTCATCTCTGATAAGAAGGTTCTCCAAAGGTGATTTTTCCGTGCCCAATCGACCATTTACGTTACTATAACGATCACCATTTGAGCTGGTGATGACTCCGTTACCATTAGCAATTGATGGGGCCATGGCATGTAATTCCAAAACAGCTCAAGTTGATTTGGGAAATAAACAGGAGCAGAACAGTGCGACTATTTTCTTTCCGCTATGATTCCCAACCACATATTGGTTCTTGGACCTCCAAATTCGGGAAAGCTAAGAGTCGCCGACCTAATGCTGGGGGGGGGCTCTTGTGATGTGCCTAATGAATCGCACAGTGGCTTAATTGTCAAAGGAGAGTTGAAAACCAAGTATTACTCTTCCCATGTCAATATTCTCATTGACGAGTACCCATCCATCAGAACAGACTCAAACAAAAAAGCGCACGACCACAAGCAATTACTTGAATGGTACgacgagttcaagaaagaggAATGTAAGGAACTTCGGGATGTTCTCGATGGGTTCATTTTCACCATAAATTTGGATACAGAACCATTACAACTAGTGACCAAGCTGCTCGAAGTTATCAGCATGTTGAAAGAACTATTGACTGACGAGTCCGAAGACGATTTCTTCTGTTTGATAGTTGGAGTTTCTGAAGAAATAATAGACTACTTGGAAGTGGAAGACTCGTGCATAAACAATGGGCTAGAGTTTGTATATTTCAATGAGGCTGGAACCAACGAATATAAAGATAGAATTGGCAAAGACCGGATTATGGAGGTTCTTGAGACTCATAAGTGGAGGAGTGTAGATACCAGCAGTTCAGAGAAGTATACGGAGAACAAAATGCGTAAAGTGAATGGGAGTTTGATGGAGAGTTTACTAGGTAATGATAATAACGAAGATAACGAGACCGACAACTACGAAAACCTTGAAGAGGTGGAACTCACAGGCGTGCTAGAAAAGCTTAAGCTTGCAAAAGCTGAGGCAAGCACCATGAGCCATGAGGAAAAGGAACTTTACGTACAAAAGGTCATTGATGACTTGATTGACTATATCTAATAAATAATGCTATTCTACAATTTTTTGTCTCTGGCCACCGAATAGTTGACACTATATCCAGGCTCGAAATAACACTCTTGAGTATCTTCGTCTGCGACTCCATTTTCATGTATAAACActgcaaaatcaatatGTGCAACCTCCTCATCGATGACTACCATTGGAGCATGCCAAGTTCCAGCTCCATATGTAATTGACTGGTTCCCCTTGCACACAAAAGCCCTCAATTGTGAAGGATCTGGAAGCATATCGGGACTAGTTTCATCAGTTTTGGCCACAATCACAAGAAAAGACTTTTTGTGCAAGTCTTGGCCCATTGGAATGAATGTCTGAGTGGTGAATGGATGTCTTTCCAACACTTTTGAAAGATAAGTTTTGCCAATCCCTGAGGATGAAATCAAGTGTTTGGGAGCCTTACACCGGAAGATGTTCCAGTTGGCGGTGGCAGGCTTGCCGCTAGAACACTTTTCATAGTTATTCACTACAGGTGCAACTTTATGAATTTTTTGGGCAGTACCATAGTTAGCGGCACTACTCTCGACATTGAGGATTTGATGATCGGCACTGATCACTCCCCCGTATGGACTAAATCCTTCAGGTGTGAGAGGCACAGCCTCTATGGTTTTGGTATTACTAACGTCAAATGTCTTAATTACCATCAGTAAAATATGATTCTTATCTTTTATTTTTCGGAGTTTTGCGAAAAATCATATATACTTTTATACAAAAATATTACCTAATAGTCCAATTCAGTTAAGTTGCCTCCCGTACAGTAGTTGGTGTAGTTTTGAAAGTATGCATCCACCAAAATGTCATAGAACTTGTCCTGGTCAATTGAGTCCACGATGGTGACATTTCCAGTCTTGTAAGCAGTTGGAGCTCTATCGTGACTCCAGATTCTGACGGTCCCGTAGAATGGAGAGTTGAAACTCGTATCAACAGCGAGAGCAACGCTGGTCTTGTGGGTGATGATTTCAGGGGAAACCATGAAGGCAGAAACAACAGAATCCCAGAATGGCAAAATGTTTTCGGTGCTTACACTGTTCAAAGTGTAGTTTCCACTCAAAACCGTCTCGTTAACACCCACCAAATAAGGACTTTCTTGAATTTCTTCTAAGCCTCCAGCCCTTTCGATCATCTCATCGTAAAGGTCTTGCGATGGAGTTTCGGCGTTGGTGACATTACCACCAATTATGATCTTCTTCCAGTCAGCTGTTAAAACCATTTGAGCAGCTTCAGGATCTTGAATAATATTGATGTCACTGACAAGATCATCTTGGAAACTGCTTCCAGCAGCATGGGCGTACTGAACATCGATGTATCCTCCCATAATGTAAAGACCAGCAGCttctttgaccaagtttGGGTATATAGAGATGGCTTGGGCAACGGTGGTCATAGTTCCTGCTGCAAAAATAGTCACAGGGTCTGAATCCTTATAAGCTTTAACGGCCTCAATCATGGCAATTGCACCAGGCAAAGTCTCGTTGTAGGAGAAGTCTTTCCAGGTGTACGAGTCAGTGTAATATGGAGACCAGGCACCTTCCCATACAAGAGTTCCGTACAATTGTTCCCACACATGGAAGGTTTCGTTAGTCCTAAGGAATGGCTTTGAGGCGCCACCGTAAAGTGGAACACATGAGTCCAAGGAGTAGTTTTCCAAGATGGTAGCATGGCTTCCCACTGAGTCAACATAAGAACTACTACCAAAACTTCCGGACACCCCGAGAATTTCCCATCCGGCAAACAAGGGTATCAAAATGGTGGGGGTATTAGCTTCATCGTTGTCAATGAACACTTTTTTAGCAGTGGCTGACAAAGCAGTAGCAAGGACCAAAAGGGTCTTTGGGAAAAAAACCATGGGATATCTGTTGGGGGGAAAATTGACTGAAAAATTCTCGAGGTTTTTATAGATGAGTTTCCTCCTTATCAAAATCTCcggttgttgaaaagcCGCTCCGATAAGCAATTACTTTTCCATTTTAGGAACGGTTCTTTCCTAAACTATTAGGTTTGAGGCGTAGAACCGTTACCCGCATCGAAGCCTTAGAGAAGTACGGCATTGTTGAATTGCAGTGGTATCTTGAAACAACCTTATTTGTGCAGATGGGTGTGGTTCTACTACTTGCGAAACACGCAAACGCGTGTATATGTTCTGGTTAGGCCCAAGGCTAATTGTAGCTGTCGGTTAGCCTGGGGCCTATTTGCCTTCGTTCCATCCCTCGCTGCAGATCGCacaagttgaaattttCTCCGGCAAGAGGTTTTGGAAACTGCACGCGGCTCGGGCGGCCGTGACCGGGTGGATGCGAGTTATTGGGTAGATCTTCAAGCCTAGAGCAGTTCTATTGTAGATCCTTGAACAATTCGTCTTTGTGGTGGGTAAAGACAAGCTTttcattattcaacttAGTGAACTCTTGTAACCTCTCTGGAAACTAGCATAATAATGCAAAGAGTGCCAGGTTAATGAGGCTTAGTCTTTGACTTTTTTGCATCTCTCTCGGCAGATCTTTAATGCTGAATCTGTCTGACAATCTGTTTGTGGCATCACTGTTTAGAACGACGTTCCACTGTACGGAGCTTTCTATATCTTCCTGGCTTAGTTGAATGTCGCCTAAGGTGGCATTACATGTAGTATTTGCAGCTATTACTATCCTACATAAGGAAACATATCTCCATGT
The sequence above is drawn from the Yamadazyma tenuis chromosome 3, complete sequence genome and encodes:
- a CDS encoding uncharacterized protein (COG:F; EggNog:ENOG503NXKM) gives rise to the protein MVFFPKTLLVLATALSATAKKVFIDNDEANTPTILIPLFAGWEILGVSGSFGSSSYVDSVGSHATILENYSLDSCVPLYGGASKPFLRTNETFHVWEQLYGTLVWEGAWSPYYTDSYTWKDFSYNETLPGAIAMIEAVKAYKDSDPVTIFAAGTMTTVAQAISIYPNLVKEAAGLYIMGGYIDVQYAHAAGSSFQDDLVSDINIIQDPEAAQMVLTADWKKIIIGGNVTNAETPSQDLYDEMIERAGGLEEIQESPYLVGVNETVLSGNYTLNSVSTENILPFWDSVVSAFMVSPEIITHKTSVALAVDTSFNSPFYGTVRIWSHDRAPTAYKTGNVTIVDSIDQDKFYDILVDAYFQNYTNYCTGGNLTELDY
- the SEC15 gene encoding Rab GTPase-binding exocyst subunit S15 (COG:U; EggNog:ENOG503NWG4; BUSCO:EOG09260NY2), whose translation is MAPSIANGNGVITSSNGDRYSNVNGRLGTEKSPLENLLIRDEDIFQTSLNSDDYLESIAPIVKDALKSNGLSDLIVKLNDIVKSKDEALAELSLSSAQDMNSCIDSIDRIHDDSTELNRSLQQVSSFLNKSVYELVSRKKSLLKSKELTSKINETTVVLNLCVQVLEITNRIHELIKQNKYFSALKLLDELANIHLPKVENFSFAKKIYDSLPLMRRTIKDESFDNLCKWLTVNVEKKLYDIGLGLFVNMADIHERWQQIVKKNGSTFFSHRVNSPVEISMRDPSLNYNILSDPELKINLSTVYYAILAFQTLNEDDTLSKLYNREWLKKYNRVIYPITSSVRTSMVASAKFNDQVAEFQDLASLDEYLKKISGFFVIDKQINLSTKFEIRTSKQSDDLWESYVTKLKPVLLHFLKTHPFNIDELEQFKDLIGNFMQIMENSEYKIIELYDVLIILVKDYLADELIQQFRYDFLTSIQSDHYMPLVVQEKKDYESVTQICWYKEDAPFAPRHVKKLPISFPFSEDYVHFCLGIRSLMEDIIQFVKDFYGYELNELNNIIVEQIFERVLGDEKGVGIVYDLRDFITKNSSNKEILSQSYTNFEYYLFSLYELGKLINRRLKLYNGIGLNNVDINGTLSLRSKDLFTQLRKYAEESIFKMVDDKVNELLDMVEYDDWYPRIANREPHFSIKDFALFLENLFTSIFTNLPSTFRTLGLFRSYDFIAQHFLNILKEAEGYNHIAIDNFDLDVRHLESSIQALSQHDDSDPNEGEGLVSLQSTFTELRQSIDLLKLDNYEDFKKNPSFRTRKFDRVKYEDGVKLINKMLVTEEDNISTLSANEESFNSSAQSLDQQSTLSNSTTAKFAKFSNRFRNNV
- the IRC6 gene encoding Increased recombination centers protein 6 (COG:S; EggNog:ENOG503P7M2) — encoded protein: MSGGGSCDVPNESHSGLIVKGELKTKYYSSHVNILIDEYPSIRTDSNKKAHDHKQLLEWYDEFKKEECKELRDVLDGFIFTINLDTEPLQLVTKSLEVISMLKELLTDESEDDFFCLIVGVSEEIIDYLEVEDSCINNGLEFVYFNEAGTNEYKDRIGKDRIMEVLETHKWRSVDTSSSEKYTENKMRKVNGSLMESLLGNDNNEDNETDNYENLEEVELTGVLEKLKLAKAEASTMSHEEKELYVQKVIDDLIDYI
- a CDS encoding ureidoglycolate hydrolase (COG:E; EggNog:ENOG503P4IJ); this encodes MVIKTFDVSNTKTIEAVPLTPEGFSPYGGVISADHQILNVESSAANYGTAQKIHKVAPVVNNYEKCSSGKPATANWNIFRCKAPKHLISSSGIGKTYLSKVLERHPFTTQTFIPMGQDLHKKSFLVIVAKTDETSPDMLPDPSQLRAFVCKGNQSITYGAGTWHAPMVVIDEEVAHIDFAVFIHENGVADEDTQECYFEPGYSVNYSVARDKKL